Genomic window (Cucumis sativus cultivar 9930 chromosome 2, Cucumber_9930_V3, whole genome shotgun sequence):
GttcttcaattcattttttttaataggtTTTCATAGCATGAGATTATAATTCAAAGTTTAGAAGTGTAATTAGAACTCGTTAACACgtagacatatatatatctaattgaTCTAATCACACacatgtataaatatataatattgaagGCAGGTTTGATCTAAACCAAACTTTCAAACAGGTTGCAACTAATCTCATCTCactaatttaataaaactttCCTACAACTACCTTCCTAATTcacattcatatttttcttttctttttttgttcatcaagtCCTCTTCTTCCATTTGATTAGCTGAAACATCAAGAATCGATATCCCATTTaggacatttaaaaaaaaaaaacaaaacaaaaaccttttttaggttaaaattcACTTTCTTACACCTTAGTTTAAAAGACTCATTAATACCCttcatttctttgtttggAAAACAATGGATTGCCCACTGGCTTCTTCATTcatcttatttatttgttagttCAAATTAAATACAGTGGAccatacataatatatatatatatatatgttaattaagGCAACGAAACCTCCGCTTTTACCTCTTCTCataatatgatatgatattgtCCATTTTAGACATAGAACCTAATAGCTTTGTTTTTAGCGCCGCTCAAAAGATCTAATATATTTGTCTTAACTTTCTTAACGCATAGGACATTTTGTTTGCCCTCCTAACAACATTCCTCTTGaataaaataccattttgaGCATcctcttgaaaaaaaatttgtatactCCCAATTGTGAGAGCTTGCTTTAAATCTCGAGGGCACCTTCATTTCATTTCGTGTCACTTGTTCATCTCTAGACACATTGTGTCCATCCTAGATCAACATGTAAATAAAGGGCAAACATGGATCACACTTGCTCTTATCAATGTAAAGAGACACAACAAGAATACTCAAATCAAGCATGAACGATACTCACTAAACTTAGAGGATTTCACCCACACAAGTAGGTTTAGACTATATGACTTTGATACTAGTCGGTAAGGGCAAGGAAATTCCTCTACATATCTCTATTATGACAGCAAACAAACCTCTCAATTACTAAGACATTTTATACGTTAAAATAGAGTTGTATTACTTTCGTTATGagtttattatattgatattttgtaaagaatTCACGTATTtgttaatgaaataaaaaagtgtgaaagattttcaaatattaattcaagTAGGGTCTGGTaaatttggtttcattttccAATTAATAGGATTAAGATTGTATGTTTTCGTTGCGTATAATACAATTCTAATTGTTATAGCTCTTATTGTTTTcacttcaaaatgttttcaaatttaataaaatattaaattctagCGGTGATAGACAAAAAGATAGTTATGTATATCAATATTTACGGGTGTTTATTATCAActtcctctttctttcattttaaaattgtgggtactcactttttcttttcttttctttgttttgaaatcaaattttctttactgctttcttctttcactctGCTTTTGTTATAAGGCTcgaattgaattcaaattgaCATTCGAAAGTTTggtaaacaaaatcaaaaaataaaaagacccttttttctttttggattcaattcttaaacaattttataaattgtaatgaaaagaaagaaatctcCACATTTTCATacacaaacaaaatctttGGTTGTGACTCGTGTCTTCcttcaaaaagaagaaaacaaataacaacCAAAGAGAATACCTTTCTTTAAAGATGAGattgaaaattgagaaaattagtcgaagcaaaaaaaagaaagaaaaaaaaaagttacccAAAAGTTGGTGCGAGCCTGATAGAGACCGAGAGCGACAAGTTTCACCTTCAACATCCATTGATTAGtaaaaatttccaatttttcatCAATCCCAAATCAGTAGAATCAATAGGgtactttcaatttcaattttcataacCTTATTTTTACTCTGCCATAGATAGCTGGCCAAGAGCTGGCCtcttctttcccttctttATAGACCCAGTTCCCTTGTCTTCTTGactctccctctctcttctAATTTCTTTGTGACCCTTTGTAAATGTGCCTAGATTTGTGGGTCAACtccacaattttctctttttctcttggtGATTCTGCATTGGGAGATTTTTGAACGAAGGTCTGAGAGGAAGAAATGAGTGTTTCGAGGTTTATTAAGTGTGTTACGGTTGGTGATGGTGCTGTTGGGAAAACTTGTATGCTTATCTCCTACACCAGCAACACTTTTCCCACGGTGAGCTAATTCAAGCCTTGACATGactcttttgttctttttcttgtttggttCCTGAGAAATTTTGGGGGATTTAGTTAATTCCACgagggtttttctttttgagtaATGAACTTCAGTTTCTGCACCTTTTAGACTGAGAATGCTTGTTTCTTTACTGGGTTTTGTGCactttgtgtttttttttctgttgcCTTCCTTAAGCTTTTGGTGCTTGTGTTCTTGGTTTTGGGAGAATACATCTgttgtgtttttgtttgcATGCTTTTACCAATTGAAGCAAAGATAATTTGTATCTAAATGTTTGGTGGAATACGAATCTCTTGGAGTTGCAGATTCTGTTGAGTAATTTCAGCCTCTATCCAGTCTATTTGTTGTTGTAGGAAGACTCCCAAAAGAGAGCACTAAAATTTTCGTCTTTTGACCAGGTTTACAAGATTAGGAGGGAGGGGATTatggtttcctttttatttgtgtatggatttcttgttctttattattatttgttttctgtttaattttgaagtacACTTTGCTTTGTGTATTCATGTGGCGATCCTAATATTTTGGTGTCTAAGTTTAAATACAATATCTATATCTTCAGCTGGAAACATTTCCTGATCCTCCATAAAACCGTACTTTTGCCCCGTCTTGGATCTCCATTCGTCTCTGTTCATGCATGAGTTGGGGAATCTTTTTGCATTGTAGGAATCTTGATAGTTTATCTGGAGCGCTTGtcttccatttcaaaattttgtgaaataaaGTGCCTGGTTTGAAGATTGTAACTATTTACATACACAAGGTTTTGTATGCTTTAGATTATGACATTGATACACAAATTTTGTGAGATTGTTATCCATCTTTGGTGACTGGTAAATGCTCTGAAACAGGATTACGTGCCAACTGTTTTCGACAATTTTAGCGCAAATGTAGTTGTGGATGGCAGTACAGTCAACCTAGGCTTGTGGGATACTGCTGGTATGTTGAAAACAAGTCGTTACTTAACTTGACTTCTTGCTAAGATTCTGATGCATGAATCATAAATCAGGTCAGGAAGATTACAATAGATTGCGACCATTGAGCTATCGTGGAGCAGATGTATTTCTGTTAGCATTCTCTCTCATAAGCAGGGCTAGCTATGAAAATGTGGCCAAAAAAGTAAGTCTATGCTTTATCTTTGTCTTGTTGAACTTATCcttcattatttttgttttaatgtcaCGTGTTCCTATTTTAGCTAATACACTTCTTTCCCATGACAGTGGATTCCTGAACTAAGGCATTATGCTCCTGGTGTACCGGTTATTCTCGTCGGGACTAAGCTTGGTTATATTCTTCACTACTTTTATACTTTTCAAGTGTAGCATTTCAAACTGTCTTTTCCCATTTGTTTGTTGGAGATTGTTCCTAAATGCAAATAATTCACCATGTTGAATCCGTTTctttaagaaaaggaaaaaaaaaaaaatcaccatGATAAACATCATGAAACAAGAATGCTGTTAATTAGATATGGTGTTAGTTGAACGACCTTATAACCGTAATCATGAGCATTGACTTGCTTTTTGTAGATCTTCGAGAAGATAAACAGTACCTAAACGAA
Coding sequences:
- the LOC101219263 gene encoding rac-like GTP-binding protein RAC1; this translates as MSVSRFIKCVTVGDGAVGKTCMLISYTSNTFPTDYVPTVFDNFSANVVVDGSTVNLGLWDTAGQEDYNRLRPLSYRGADVFLLAFSLISRASYENVAKKWIPELRHYAPGVPVILVGTKLDLREDKQYLNEHPGIVPITTAQGEELRKLIGAPVYIECSSKTQQNVKAVFDAAIKVVLQPPKRKKRKKRKAQKACSIL